A single genomic interval of Pyrus communis chromosome 7, drPyrComm1.1, whole genome shotgun sequence harbors:
- the LOC137740747 gene encoding uncharacterized protein: MVKQLEEARMSYRTCLNASIDCTKFLLRQGLSFRGHDEGDTSNNRGNYLELLQFLADHDEKIKNARLFSLLVGEARDVSIKEKMAVVLRYMDKNGKVIERLVGVQPIPDTTANTLKESIDAFFNFNELSFSNLRGQDYDGASNMKCEFSGLKTKILNEQPCAFYVHCFAH; this comes from the exons ATGGTCAAACAGTTAGAAGAAGCTCGTATGTCTTATCGCACTTGCTTGAATGCATCAATTGATTGCACTAAGTTTTTGTTGCgacaaggtctttcatttcgtGGTCATGATGAAGGTGACACTTCAAACAACAGAGGTAACTATTTGGAGCTCTTGCAATTCCTTGCCGATCATGATGAGAAAATAAAG AATGCTAGGTTATTTTCTCTATTGGTTGGTGAGGCACGTGATGTTTCTATAAAGGAGAAAATGGCGGTGGTTTTACGTTATATGGACAAAAATGGGAAAGTCATTGAAAGGCTTGTAGGGGTTCAACCTATTCCCGACACCACTGCAAACACGCTAAAGGAGTCTATTGATGCGTTCTTTAATTTCAATGAGTTGAGCTTCTCCAATTTACGAGGGCAAGATTACGATGGTGCTAGTAATATGAAATGTGAGTTCAGTGGCCTCAAGACAAAGATTTTGAATGAACAACCTTGTGCATTTTATGTTCATTGCTTTGCTCATTAA